A region from the Linepithema humile isolate Giens D197 chromosome 1, Lhum_UNIL_v1.0, whole genome shotgun sequence genome encodes:
- the LOC105678637 gene encoding SET and MYND domain-containing protein 4 isoform X1: MEIAKELILTLKQNNKSHVGYGLQKECEALVGHILQNMVKSQMPPLQPVTKNEDDSIKYREEGNQHFVMGDDLEAIECYTLSLAYADSEELMACAHANRSAALYRKQLYKECLIDIDAALNHGYAKEKQKNLKERGDKAIIEIKKLLQIDSEDADNQKVMDGLHLRDDIEKSATESGNIEYVEKGTAMEKDQANSVPKKQSATTNENYFYYTTKIPPKKPRYLQNEDFSKLMYGPSKEVPAISDGIAVSFSERYGRHYVATREFKPGDIVSIEDPYANVIYEERYYTHCHYCLSRSYNLIPCPKCPIAQYCSEKCRKLAWKVCHETECPILKLLTNLLNVDKDKIRMISKIIRLLIAVTENGTKIKELQQDMKIAESNSDSRTAGFTDTGILDSFSARSALSLATNMTTRPLIGVSAFACISALAVILLATQTKFFPKKYDMEDLKDISEFCELKFCASIMFRACVIMSSNCFSIQQEPGIISGSGLYVAHSLYNHSCAPNTFRHFEGLTMITRALTPIHPGDQIFTSYGGVYAHMARFERKQKILQDYFFDCDCPACENNWQTYNEILRDHTGSISKNKPLVEKMKPFRERLLANMYDIEAVKAVLDILYKEVSKHPCEEILHAEQYLKSYYLGKFK, translated from the exons ATGGAGATAGCAAAGGAACTTATATTAACTCTcaagcaaaataataaatcacacGTTGGATACGGATTACAAAAGGAATGTGAAGCTCTTGTTGGACATATTCTGCAAAATATGGTCAAATCCCAAATGCCTCCTTTGCAGCCTGTGACGAAAAATGAGGATGATTCTATTAAATACAGAGAAGAAG gTAATCAGCATTTCGTGATGGGTGATGATCTGGAAGCCATCGAGTGTTACACCCTGAGCTTAGCATACGCCGATAGCGAAGAACTCATGGCGTGTGCACATGCAAATCGATCTGCCGCTTTGTACAGGAAACAATTGTACAAAGAATGCTTGATAGATATTGACGCGGCTTTAAATCATGGATACGCAAAAGAGAAGCAGAAAAACTTGAAGGAAAGGGGAGATAAGGcgataatagaaattaaaaagctGTTGCAAATAGATTCAGAGGACGCCGATAATCAGAAAGTTATGGATGGACTACATCTGCGCGATGATATCGAAAAGTCTGCTACAGAATCAGGAAACATTGAATATGTTGAAAAGGGAACTGCGATGGAAAAAGATCAAGCGAACAGTGTTCCAAAAAAGCAGAGTGCAACGactaatgaaaattatttttattatacaacgAAGATCCCCCCGAAGAAGCCGAGATATTTGCAGAACGAGGATTTCTCCAAGTTAATGTACGGTCCAAGCAAGGAGGTGCCTGCTATCAGCGACGGGATCGCTGTGTCCTTCTCCGAAAGATACGGCAGACATTATGTAGCGACACGGGAATTCAAACCTGGTGATATAGTCAGCATCGAAGATCCGTATGCAAATGTTATTTATGAAGAACG aTATTATACACATTGCCACTATTGTCTATCCAGAAGCTATAATTTAATACCGTGTCCGAAGTGTCCGATAGCCCAATATTGCTCcgaaaaatgcagaaaattaGCGTGGAAAGTATGCCACGAAACGGAATGTCCAATCCTAAAGCTGTTAACTAACTTGCTTAACGTggacaaagataaaataagaatgatTTCGAAGATTATTCGCTTGTTGATTGCAGTGACCGAAAACGGAaccaaaattaaagaattgcAGCAAGATATGAAAATCGCGGAATCTAATTCAG atagTAGAACAGCAGGATTTACAGACACTGGGATATTGGACAGTTTTAGCGCACGTTCCGCACTGAGCCTGGCAACCAATATGACTACAAGACCGCTGATCGGAGTTAGCGCGTTCGCTTGTATTTCAGCACTCGCCGTAATTCTTTTAGCCACACAAACCAAATTTTTCCCTAAGAAATACGATATGGAGGATTTGAAAGACATCAGTGAGTTTTGCGAGCTGAAATTTTGCGCCAGTATAATGTTTCGTGCCTGCGTGATAATGTCCTCCAATTGCTTTTCG ATACAACAGGAACCAGGAATAATATCGGGTTCAGGCTTGTATGTGGCTCATAGTTTATATAATCATTCTTGTGCACCGAACACTTTCCGGCATTTCGAAGGGCTTACAATGATCACGCGTGCCCTGACGCCTATACATCCCGGAGATCAGATATTCACAAGCTACGGCGGTGTGTACGCGCATATGGCTCGGTTCGAGAGAAAGCAAAAAATACTGCAGgattattttttcgattgcGATTGTCCGGCGTGTGAGAACAACTGGCAAACATACAATGAGATTCTGCGGGATCATACTGGCtctatttccaaaaataagcCACTTGTGGAAAAGATGAAACCTTTCAGAGAGAGATTGCTCGCGAATATGTACGATATCGAAGCGGTGAAAGCTGTTCTCGATATATTGTACAAGGAAGTCAGCAAACATCCTTGTGAGGAAATACTCCATGCGGAGCAATATTTAAAGAGCTACTATTTGGGTAAATTTAAGTGA
- the LOC105678635 gene encoding selenoprotein K, with product MVYVTGDGNVVNSTPWGLRRVFGLFTGAFYMIIMFFQTLISPGTNRVEGQNSRGDFRPGSGPRPPPRRLGRPNTGNNVDIPFFGGCSSCAR from the exons ATGGTTTATGTTACAGGcg ATGGCAATGTGGTAAACTCCACTCCATGGGGATTGAGGAGAGTTTTTGGGCTCTTTACAGGAgcattttatatgatcattaTGTT ttttcagaCATTGATAAGTCCTGGCACAAATAGAGTAGAAGGTCAAAACTCGAGAGGAGATTTCCGACCAGGCTCTGG GCCACGTCCTCCACCACGTAGGCTTGGTAGACCAAATACAGGGAACAATGTTGACATTCCATTTTTCGGTGGTTGTAGCAGTTGTGCaagataa
- the HBS1 gene encoding protein HBS1 yields MSRHRDVRCMNYSDEYDGYDDVYGHSVEDDYCVSPSAEQFLFDRSKQQNIASFITEPDIVEDNEEDIVDDIGESSSSVNEEKCNLSELERAKLISCIETIRNVIGDTVPESKLREKIISSNFDADVALDAILKESSPKNASDSTANKERLERHPGNKLSSKPALQVTTPSTIKVVPTGTKPVVKGFDLSGVENADLLSPRCQSPSSNRNSPETKRKEDIIKKEKTLSSTTNSPRCQSPVSGHITPELDVKTKSNASNEEKVDVQAIYKNKRGDSKEQIHLVVVGHVDAGKSTLLGRLLCDLGQVPQRLIHKYQQESKKIGKQSFAYAWVLDETGEERERGITMDVGHSKFETDTKSITLLDAPGHKDFIPNMITGATQADVALLVVDATRGEFETGFDSGGQTREHALLLRSLGVSQLAVVVNKLDTVNWSKDRFNKIVDKMSVFLKQAGFKDTVTFVPCSGLSGENIITKPKEQLFNWYTGSTLVNVIDNFKCPERPVNKPFRFSVNDIFKGTGSGFCVSGHVETGMVSLGDKVLILPQNEIAVVKGLQSDEVSMTNAFAGDHVVLTLAGIEQQNVGVGDIICHPQSPIPVTTCFQAHVVIFAIAKPITKGLPVVMHQQSLVQPAVITKLIAQLHRSTGDVIKKKPRCLPKNSSAIIEVATQNPICMELYKDIKQLGRVMLRLEGTTIAAGLITKIL; encoded by the exons ATGTCGCGGCATCGAGATGTTCGTTGTATGAATTACTCTGATG AATATGATGGCTACGACGATGTTTATGGACATTCAGTGGAAGATGATTATTGTGTATCACCTAGTG CGGAACAGTTTTTGTTCGATCGAAGCAAGCAACAGAATATTGCTTCCTTTATCACGGAACCAGATATAGTGGAAGATAATGAGGAGGATATAGTAGACGATATTGGTGAGTCTTCATCATCGGTCAATGAAGAGAAATGTAACCTTTCTGAACTGGAAAGggcaaaattaatatcttgtaTAGAAACAATCAGAAATGTCATTGGTGACACTGTGCCTGAATCTAAgttgagagaaaaaattatttcatcaaactTTGATGCAGATGTGGCACTTGATGCTATTTTGAAAGAGTCTTCACCAAAAAACGCTAGTG ATTCAACGGCGAATAAGGAACGATTGGAACGGCATCCAG GTAACAAATTATCATCTAAGCCTGCATTGCAAGTTACAACACCTTCTACTATAAAAGTTGTACCTACCGGTACGAAGCCTGTTGTGAAGGGTTTCGATTTGAGTGGCGTAGAAAATGCGGATTTATTAAGTCCACGTTGCCAGAGCCCGTCTTCTAATCGAAACAGCCCCGAGACCAAGCGCAAAGAGGATATCATAAAAAAGGAGAAGACACTCTCGTCGACAACGAACAGTCCAAGATGCCAGTCGCCTGTATCAGGTCACATAACGCCGGAGTTGGACGTCAAAACAAAATCTAACGCATCCAACGAAGAAAAGGTGGATGTGCAAGcgatatataagaataaaagagGCGACAGCAAAGAGCAGATTCATCTAGTGGTTGTTGGACACGTCGATGCTGGTAAAAGCACATTGCTCGGACGATTGCTCTGTGATTTGGGTCAAGTGCCGCAGAGACTCATTCATAAATATCAGCAAGAGAGCAAGAAGATAGGGAAGCAGTCGTTTGCTTACGCTTGGGTGCTGGACGAGACCGGTGAGGAAAG agAGCGCGGAATAACAATGGACGTAGGCCACTCCAAGTTCGAAACAGACACAAAGTCTATTACTCTCCTAGATGCACCTGGTCACAAGGATTTTATACCGAATATGATAACCGGCGCCACGCAAGCGGATGTAGCTTTGTTGGTGGTTGATGCGACCAGAGGCGAATTTGAAACTGGATTTGACAGCGGCGGGCAAACACGCGAACACGCACTGCTATTACGTTCCTTGG GAGTATCGCAACTAGCAGTAGTCGTAAACAAACTGGATACTGTAAATTGGTCTAAGGATAGATTCAACAAGATAGTCGACAAAATGAGTGTGTTTCTGAAGCAAGCTGGCTTCAAAGACACTGTCACTTTTGTACCTTGTAGCGGTTTATCCGGAGAGAATATCATAACGAAACCGAAGGAGCAGCTTTTTAACTG gtATACCGGATCTACTCTAGTCAATGTAATCGATAATTTTAAGTGTCCAGAACGACCTGTAAATAAACCATTCCGTTTTTCGGTCAATGATATATTCAAAGGTACCGGATCCGGATTCTGTGTATCCGGCCATGTTGAAACGGGCATGGTATCTTTAGGTGACAAAGTTTTAATACTACCTCAAAATGAGATTGCAGTTGTTAAAG GTCTTCAATCGGATGAAGTTTCAATGACAAACGCGTTCGCTGGTGATCACGTGGTGCTGACGTTAGCGGGTATCGAGCAGCAAAACGTGGGCGTCGGCGATATAATTTGTCATCCGCAGAGTCCGATACCCGTGACAACGTGCTTTCAAGCACATGTAGTTATATTCGCGATAGCAAAACCGATTACGAAAGGGCTTCCAGTGGTGATGCACCAGCAGTCTTTGGTACAACCGGCGGTCATCACGAAATTAATAGCGCAACTTCATCGCAGCACCGGCGACGTGATCAAGAAGAAACCGCGTTGCTTACCGAAGAATTCCAGCGCGATTATCGAGGTCGCGACGCAAAATCCGATCTGCATGGAATTGTACAAGGATATTAAGCAGCTGGGTAGAGTTATGTTACGGTTAGAAGGCACCACTATCGCAGCTggtttaattacaaaaattttgtaa
- the LOC105678637 gene encoding SET and MYND domain-containing protein 4 isoform X2, translated as MEIAKELILTLKQNNKSHVGYGLQKECEALVGHILQNMVKSQMPPLQPVTKNEDDSIKYREEGNQHFVMGDDLEAIECYTLSLAYADSEELMACAHANRSAALYRKQLYKECLIDIDAALNHGYAKEKQKNLKERGDKAIIEIKKLLQIDSEDADNQKVMDGLHLRDDIEKSATESGNIEYVEKGTAMEKDQANSVPKKQSATTNENYFYYTTKIPPKKPRYLQNEDFSKLMYGPSKEVPAISDGIAVSFSERYGRHYVATREFKPGDIVSIEDPYANVIYEERYYTHCHYCLSRSYNLIPCPKCPIAQYCSEKCRKLAWKVCHETECPILKLLTNLLNVDKDKIRMISKIIRLLIAVTENGTKIKELQQDMKIAESNSDSRTAGFTDTGILDSFSARSALSLATNMTTRPLIGVSAFACISALAVILLATQTKFFPKKYDMEDLKDISEFCELKFCASIMFRACVIMSSNCFSIQQEPGIISGSGLYVAHSLYNHSCAPNTFRHFEGLTMITRALTPIHPGDQIFTSYGGVYAHMARFERKQKILQDYFFDCDCPACENNWQTYNEILRDHTGSISKNKPLVEKMKPFRERLLANMYDIEAVKAVLDILYKEVSKHPCEEILHAEQYLKSYYLDP; from the exons ATGGAGATAGCAAAGGAACTTATATTAACTCTcaagcaaaataataaatcacacGTTGGATACGGATTACAAAAGGAATGTGAAGCTCTTGTTGGACATATTCTGCAAAATATGGTCAAATCCCAAATGCCTCCTTTGCAGCCTGTGACGAAAAATGAGGATGATTCTATTAAATACAGAGAAGAAG gTAATCAGCATTTCGTGATGGGTGATGATCTGGAAGCCATCGAGTGTTACACCCTGAGCTTAGCATACGCCGATAGCGAAGAACTCATGGCGTGTGCACATGCAAATCGATCTGCCGCTTTGTACAGGAAACAATTGTACAAAGAATGCTTGATAGATATTGACGCGGCTTTAAATCATGGATACGCAAAAGAGAAGCAGAAAAACTTGAAGGAAAGGGGAGATAAGGcgataatagaaattaaaaagctGTTGCAAATAGATTCAGAGGACGCCGATAATCAGAAAGTTATGGATGGACTACATCTGCGCGATGATATCGAAAAGTCTGCTACAGAATCAGGAAACATTGAATATGTTGAAAAGGGAACTGCGATGGAAAAAGATCAAGCGAACAGTGTTCCAAAAAAGCAGAGTGCAACGactaatgaaaattatttttattatacaacgAAGATCCCCCCGAAGAAGCCGAGATATTTGCAGAACGAGGATTTCTCCAAGTTAATGTACGGTCCAAGCAAGGAGGTGCCTGCTATCAGCGACGGGATCGCTGTGTCCTTCTCCGAAAGATACGGCAGACATTATGTAGCGACACGGGAATTCAAACCTGGTGATATAGTCAGCATCGAAGATCCGTATGCAAATGTTATTTATGAAGAACG aTATTATACACATTGCCACTATTGTCTATCCAGAAGCTATAATTTAATACCGTGTCCGAAGTGTCCGATAGCCCAATATTGCTCcgaaaaatgcagaaaattaGCGTGGAAAGTATGCCACGAAACGGAATGTCCAATCCTAAAGCTGTTAACTAACTTGCTTAACGTggacaaagataaaataagaatgatTTCGAAGATTATTCGCTTGTTGATTGCAGTGACCGAAAACGGAaccaaaattaaagaattgcAGCAAGATATGAAAATCGCGGAATCTAATTCAG atagTAGAACAGCAGGATTTACAGACACTGGGATATTGGACAGTTTTAGCGCACGTTCCGCACTGAGCCTGGCAACCAATATGACTACAAGACCGCTGATCGGAGTTAGCGCGTTCGCTTGTATTTCAGCACTCGCCGTAATTCTTTTAGCCACACAAACCAAATTTTTCCCTAAGAAATACGATATGGAGGATTTGAAAGACATCAGTGAGTTTTGCGAGCTGAAATTTTGCGCCAGTATAATGTTTCGTGCCTGCGTGATAATGTCCTCCAATTGCTTTTCG ATACAACAGGAACCAGGAATAATATCGGGTTCAGGCTTGTATGTGGCTCATAGTTTATATAATCATTCTTGTGCACCGAACACTTTCCGGCATTTCGAAGGGCTTACAATGATCACGCGTGCCCTGACGCCTATACATCCCGGAGATCAGATATTCACAAGCTACGGCGGTGTGTACGCGCATATGGCTCGGTTCGAGAGAAAGCAAAAAATACTGCAGgattattttttcgattgcGATTGTCCGGCGTGTGAGAACAACTGGCAAACATACAATGAGATTCTGCGGGATCATACTGGCtctatttccaaaaataagcCACTTGTGGAAAAGATGAAACCTTTCAGAGAGAGATTGCTCGCGAATATGTACGATATCGAAGCGGTGAAAGCTGTTCTCGATATATTGTACAAGGAAGTCAGCAAACATCCTTGTGAGGAAATACTCCATGCGGAGCAATATTTAAAGAGCTACTATTTGG ATCCGTGA
- the Pfdn4 gene encoding prefoldin subunit 4 has protein sequence MAGGKNNQTGFQPDSDVHITYEEQQKINKFARQNAKLEDYKEELKVKQNELKNLEDASDELALMDDDAKIPYYIGEVFIYKVLEKTQNCLEEAKNKKKAEIANLENKCTDLKSIMSELKTQLYAKFGSRINLESEESD, from the exons ATGGCGGGaggaaaaaataatcaaactgGATTCCAACCG GATTCGGATGTACATATTACTTACGAAGAACAACagaagattaataaatttgcgaGGCAAAACGCGAAATTGGAAGACTACAAAGAAGAACTTAAAGTCAAACag aacgaattaaaaaacttaGAAGATGCTTCTGACGAATTGGCTCTTATGGATGATGATGCAAAGATACCTTATTACATAGGAgaagtttttatttacaaagttCTTGAAAAAACCCAG aattgttTGGAAGAggctaaaaataagaaaaaagcaGAGATtgcaaatttagaaaataaatgcacagatttgaaaagtattatgagcgaattaaaaacgcaaTTGTATGCAAAGTTTGGTAGCCGCATTAATTTAGAATCTGAAGAATCAGATTAA